A stretch of Ranitomeya variabilis isolate aRanVar5 chromosome 3, aRanVar5.hap1, whole genome shotgun sequence DNA encodes these proteins:
- the LOC143818384 gene encoding uncharacterized protein LOC143818384 yields the protein MWCIVTNFCYLFPGNRIIVRWRSIRDRFKREFNKEMQAPSGSRGRRSRYKHARALSFLRSTLLSRSTFCSTREPASELQPSGAIPRESATGDHVDPSVSAPTLLFDPSASSTSAGAAGRTSSLEAAGDELEFPLPHPSATAATSRPTLWSGRQRQRGQERSYAPDFLHLNASFHSAIKLLSEQTSAGYNMLNKSILELSSRLDRMQSDANQSPRHCFFQAVLRHMENLTPDLQMHVMQGCHTALAQAISHAPPPTLHVSTPFPSQSTVYPPIRPPPVRPPPVHSTPSSFVPSPLSLSQFLTSPFHSSPLTSPLSIPATPSYLTHTTSAPQVSTQPHVFTTHSTSVPPRDVLSPTLDVVRPPVSPSATISTQNYENL from the exons atgtggtgtatagtaaccaatttttgctatctctttccaggtaacaggattatcgtgcggtggcggtcaatcagggatcgcttcaagagggagtttaataaggagatgcaggccccgagtggatctagaggacgcaggagcagatacaaacatgccagagccctgtcgttcctacggtcgacgctgctgagcagaag cactttctgcagcactcgggagcctgcatcagagttgcagccctctggagcgatccctcgagagtccgccaccggcgaccacgtcgacccctctgtttctgcacctacccttttgtttgatccctcagcctcatccaccagcgctggagcagcagggcggacttcgtcacttgaagctgcaggtgatgagttagagttccctttaccccacccctctgccactgccgcaacttctagaccaactttgtggtcaggacggcagcgccagagaggtcaggaaaggagctatgcgcctgactttttgcatctgaatgcatcctttcacagtgccatcaagcttttgagtgagcaaacgtctgctgggtacaatatgcttaacaaaagcatacttgaactcagcagtcgtcttgataggatgcaatcagatgcaaaccagtcaccaaggcactgtttttttcaggcggtcctcaggcacatggaaaatctaactcctgacctgcagatgcatgtgatgcaaggctgccacactgctctagcgcaggcgatatcccatgcccctccacctacccttcatgtgtcaacacctttcccctctcaatccaccgtctatcctcccatccgtcctcctcctgtacgtcctcctcccgtccattctactccttcgtcatttgttccttccccccttagtctttcccagtttttaacgtcccccttccattcttcccctttaacttctccgttatcaatcccagcaacaccttcatacctcacacacaccacatctgcacctcaagtctctacacaacctcatgttttcaccacccattccacttctgttcctccccgtgatgtcctgtcccccactctcgacgtggtccgcccgcctgtcagcccctccgctactatctccacccaaaactatgagaatctgtaa